A stretch of Aspergillus nidulans FGSC A4 chromosome VI DNA encodes these proteins:
- a CDS encoding uncharacterized protein (transcript_id=CADANIAT00010511), which yields MQSQRGDTTIISNRSRTRSRHQQLPQQQQQQQQQQQQQQQQQQQQQQQ from the exons ATGCAAAGTCAAAGAGGAGACACTACCATAATCAgcaacaggagcagga CCCGCAGCAGACACCAACAACtcccacaacaacaacaacaacaacaacaacaacaacaacaacaacaacaacaacaacaacaacaacaacaacaatga